In the Primulina tabacum isolate GXHZ01 chromosome 7, ASM2559414v2, whole genome shotgun sequence genome, TTGCCATAGAGagcatatatttaaaaaaataagaaaacgaATTTTTCTTATTACGATAAACAGTGAAAAACCTTGATTATAACGTGGTTTGATCCGACCGACCTACTCCACACGTCCAGCAACGAATAAATACATTAAGCACTTGGTGTTATAACCGATTCACCTGCCTAGAATCAAACACACGTAgaacaaacaaaattaataaagtaagggcataaaaatcatatttgaaGGCATTAATCGAAAACAATGGTAATAAAATGAGGACATTAAAACCAAATTCAGGCATTGAAGATAAAAATACACGAAACTCGACAGATAGAAGTTGTATATAGATAACAGAGATATAAGGCCCAAGCTAAGTTTAAGGAGAGAAcaaatgtttttattatatGCAACTTCgtaaataaatgtttttttatataatctATATCGTTGAGTGCATGAAAATGTTTCCaggatttatataaaatatatgtgaAATGTATACTACGACTGCATGATGTGTGCTAGAAATTATTTCTTAGTAGATTAAACGAGTTCAAATAGAGAAGTGGGGAGAAGAATTGAGATGAAAATAATCAATATCTGAACCCTTTCGCTTATTTTTCAAAAACGATCAATCTAGTTTGAAGTTCTTTTTTAATGaagaaattttatatatatatatatatatatatatatatataattttattttttcagctCTAAGATGAAAATTCATCATCGTCGAGCTCTAGTTCGAAGTTCTTGGTTCGCATGTTCAAGCAAACACGATATTACGAGAATCGAAAAAATTATTGACAAGTTAAAATACAACGGTTCTCCCGGACAGGTAAGTTGAAATCACCATAACGACATCACAAAGGCTTAGCATTTGCCTGTTTAAGAGTCACTGGTTCAACGGTTAATGTCGGCCCTGAGAAGCTCTTACTACAAGAAATTGGCTCATTTAGCGCAGCTGCCGTATATGTGCTTAGAGTTGCAAAATCACCAGATTTTAAATAATGATCTGCTATTTCAAGATAATATATAGAGCAATCATATTTcaacaaacatgatttttatagcTCATTTAACTTCACATCTTGTGTTCCTCTAAACGAGATGTGTATAATCTTTTCAGTCGATTAAGCGTTGGATCTGGCCGAGTCTATAGAGATTATCAGAAGGGTGTGAAGTGAAGAGGCCAGAGAAGCCCTTTGGTCTGCTTTTAGAATCTGTGCTCATAGCCGAGGATTTTGAGTTCTGGGGAAGATTTTGGAGGTAAAGTCATTTGATGCTTCTGTGTATGAATTGTTGGTgagaagaaataaaagaaggaTCAATGGCTTAACAAGCTGAGTTCGGGGCATTTTCAACTtgagttttcttttgttttcaaaCATTGTCCCTGCCTTCAAACTTTTGCGAGTTGGGTATTATAAATGTATTTTAGAAGAACAAATTTGGAAAACACCCATTATGATTATCCCGCACCCAGCTAAAATATGAACCATATCAGACGAACATTTGATTGCTATCCGCTAAATGATTTGGAAAAGATAGCAGAATCCTTTGAATATCATTTAACTCTTGACCGACTACTATAGCCATTTATTCCCCTGCGAAGCTAACATGAAAAGGGTTGATACTTGAGTATGTAGCCAAGAAGTAATTTTCAACACATGAAAACAGaaatttaaaatgctagttgcaTATGCCGGATAGCGAGTCTCAGCATATTTCTCATTTCAAAAGTAAATTCCATCCACAGATAAAAACTAAATATCTTCATAAGCATAGAAGCTGAGAGTACAGAGACTTGTGATTTTATTACTCTCGAGTCACGAGATGATCTGGAAGAAACATTTTACTGTAGTATTATGATTCCAAGAAGAAGATGAACACAACTTTTTCAACCACTTCATAAAATTACGGGCGGAAATGGAAAAGAAAAACCTGGTTTACGCCCGGTtgcaaaatcttaaaaatagaCATGAGCTGTCGTAACAACATTACGTAATGTGTCCTATATGTGAATGGGCTTGTCGTAAGTAGCCATAGCAGCCTCCTTCACTGCCTCACTCATGGTTGGATGAGCATGGCAAGTTCGGGCAATGTCTTCACTTGATGCTCCATAATGCAAAGCCAAAACAGCCTCGTGAATTAGTTCCCCTGCATTTGGAGACATGATGTGGACACCTAAAATCTTATCAGTCTCCTTCTCAGCAATTATCTTGACCAGTCCCTCAGCATCATCAATTGTTTTGGCCCTACTATTTGCCAACAAAGGGAACTTTCCAACACGATAATCAACTCCAAGTGTTTTCACCTGCTCCTCAGTTTTCCCCACGTATGCCACCTCAGGGTGGGTGTAAACAACTCCTGGAACCAAATCATAGTCAACATGAGCCTCCTTACCAGCAATATATTCCACACATGCAACCCCATCCTCTTCCGCTTTGTGAGCCAACATTGGGCCAGGAATAACGTCACCAATGGCATACACACCTGGTACATTAGTGGCAAACCGCTTGTTCACTGAGATCCGTCCACCCTTGTCAGTTTCAATCCCTAATTTCTCCAATCCAAGTCCAGCAGTAAATGGAACTCTACCAGCAGAAACAAGAACAACATCAGTTTCAAGAATGGTCTGATCACCGCCAGCTGATGGTTCAAGAGTCAACTTCAAAGTATCACCACTGGTGTCAACAGACACCACCTTAGTTTTGAGCATGAACTTCATCTTTTGTTTCTCAAGAGCACGTTGAAATTGTTTTCGGACTTCACCATCCATGGTTGGTACAATGTCTGACACAAATTCAACAACAGTGACCTCTGACCCCAGGCGACCCCAGACAGAGCCCATTTCAAGGCCAATATAGCCTGCCCCTATAACCACTAGCCTCTTGGGAATTTCTTTCAATGCTAAGGCCCCTGTAGATGATACAATTCTCTCCTCATCGATGGTTATTCCCGGTAGACTTTTGACATCAGAACCAGTTGCCACTATAATATTCTTCCCTTTCACAACTGTGTTGCCACCATCTAGAGTATCAACAGAAACTTCAGAAGGCGAAAGAAACTTTCCATATCCCTTAACGTAATTAACTTTGTTCTTCTTGAATAGACCTTCAATCCCTTTAGTTAAATTACTAACTGCTTTATCTTTCTGGGCCATCATGGCTGGTACATCAACCTCAACAGAAGAAATCTTTACACCATGATTAGCAAACGAATGCTTGGCTTCATGATACATGTGGGAAGAATGTAGCAAGGCCTGCACAAGATAAATGGAACATTGACATGGATTTTAACTCAAAACATCAACACTCGTACAAATTGGTTTTTTAGCATGCACCAACTATAGAAATTATTAACTTAGAGACAACACTAAAATTATTAACCATTAAAACAAGATATAAGTTCTAAATCAAATGAACAAGATGCGCAAATACTCCCTCCATGCTATACATAGAAATTATGCTATTTGTCGGAGATtttttgatttatatatatatctgggaACGGCTATATTATATATGCATGGTATTAATGGTAAAGTTATGGACAAATTAATTAGTCTTCACTCTGTTCTTTTATTTAAAACTCTCATGTTCCTAAAAAACAACACATGAATGGTTGGCGCTTCAGAACATAATACAGGTAGTTCACCTTTTCTAAACACTAAGACAAGAGAACAAAAGAAAACCAAAGCTGTAAACTAAAGAtgaagagagaaaaataaaaataaaaaagaagttGAAAAGTGATCCCCGGACAATGGCCACATGCCAGTTCAAGAAGAGTGTttgaaatttgacaaaaataatcaaattttagCATTCAAAATTTGGCAACCTTCAAATTTGCACTAAACTGAGTCCATTAAAATTATCGACGATCTCTCGCAGAGTAAGCAACACAGTTCACATGTGCATTCTTATCttatgcaacagttctaagtttTTAAAACTCTGAAAGAGATACTAGTGTCAAATCCTGTTCAGAGAGATCGACATCAGAAGTGTTACTTATCaccttttcaaaataactcaccAACTGAGAAGGCTAAAAACCGAGGAAGAGAAAATGATAGTACTTTCCATCATATAAAACTAAGAACTTCTGACAAGCCCTTTGCCTTCATATGGTGTTTGTATCAAACTGTTATACGTTAATTctgattattatttatcttaacaACAAAAAAAGTAGCCTTGTTCCACTTAATCCTGAAAATTAATGACAATTTATATCTAGCCAAAATTCACCACAGTTAACAGCATGCAAACAAATGCACATTACACTTAATTGTATCATTACCTTCCCTTCTGGCACCAAATATCTCAGCTAAATGTTGAATATTGCATAATGAACTAAATGGAAACTTGTACCGAATATACCTTTCGTAACCTGAATCGCCAACTAACTTATAAAAGACGTGAAGCACGGAAGCTAAATTTCAGCAAAACAGAGCAACAAGGAATGAATATCAAAACAGTAGCCGATTATCCAGTAGTAAACTTATCATCAACACAGAGAAGAGGGAGAACAATCTAAATTCACAATCCAAAACACAATCCACCACGCACTCCCAATCTTCAATCAATACCAACCAACGCATCACTCCGAGCGACAGACAATCAGGAATACCAAACAGCAACTTGATAGACCGAAAAAAATCAGCAAACAACCAGAAAAATCGAACAGATCCGGAAAATCAGGCAGACACAGGCACATACCTTGGAGGGGATGCAACCAACGTTGAGGCAAGTGCCTCCGAGTGCCCCTCGTTTCTCAATACATGTGGTCTTGAAGCCAAGCTGCGCGGCCTTGATGGCGGCGACGTAACCCCCAGGGCCGCCGCCAATGACGACGACGTCGTTCTCCTCTGATCCCGAAGCGAACCCCCTGCGGCTACCAATCCACGAGTACTTGCTTCCGTAGTGCAATTGCCTCGATGATACCAAAAGAGAGATGGCTTTTCGACTACTCGCCGTCGACATTTCTGACCAAAATTTCTACACAGGAGAAATCGATCGAGCTTATATCAGCACAAAGCAGAATGGAAATTAGAAGTTATATTTACTCTCTGAAAATTATTACCATAAATTGAGACTAAACCCACTACTGGTTAATctacaaaaataattaattaattagtaggttttattttctttttcttgccTCAAGTTTCATGGATTTCTTATTCGATCGATAAGATACGGAATAGGTCAAATCTTTTTATCGTGATATCatctaataaaaattttatattaataattattagagTAGGTATCTTATGaaatgatctcacgaatctttatctgtgagacaggtcaatcctaccgatattcacaataaaaaataatgatcttagtataaaaagtaatatttttcatggatgatccaaataagaaatttgtctcacaaaatacgacatgacatgtgagaccgtctcacacaagtttttgcctaattattaattcaataattaGATGATTTAGGAGATATTATATTTCAGTCAACAATTAGTTACTAAACATAGCAATTTTCACTAGTTTTTAAACTAATAATTCAATGAATCGAATTATCTATATTTGTACAATTTAAATATGTGGTTTAAATTAAAactatatttatatgtataagTTACTTGAAATAAtattaaacttaaatatatatatatatatatatatatatatatataattcattgATTAAGTAGACACATATTCAAATcggtttttattatataattaaacaatattgaATATTCTATTTATTAAATTAGTTTTAAGAAGTTATATGAATAACAAGTGGAgcgaaaaataatttaataaggAGATTGGGATTAACCATaactacaataaaaaaataaaaacagtgtCTCCAAATTGGCCTAGTCATCAACGATGATTTTAATAAATCGATAACATTGCTAACTAATACAATAtcaaatcatttttattttaattagcacAAAAAttcttgtgagatgatcttaCGGATCAATTTTTTGTGGGTCTACTCTCTTATTTGGattatacatgaaaaaatattatttttatactaagagtattattttttaattgtgaatatcggtagaattgacccgtctcacagataaaaattcatgaaatcatctcacaaaaaatctactatttaatttttatgaattacAATATTAAATAATGTTGCACGTCAAACTTGTTTACAATCATGAACGTGCTGATTTGACCAAAATTTTACGTGTggtttgaaattaaaatatatatatttatttttaaacatagTTGATAGTTGGGAgtgaaattaaaaattaaaaattaagtcTCTTGTGACACGCttttacgaatctttatttatgaGATGGATCaactttaccgatattcactATATAAAGTAAtgttcttagcataaaaaataatattttttcatgaaaatcccaaataaaagatatgtctCACGAAATACAACCGTGAAGTCGTCTTTCATACAATATAATCGAACGATGGACATAAATTCGTTGTTGGTTAGAAGCCAGAAATATCAGGAATATACATCTATGGACACAAGGAAAACATCGTGGCCTTACGCGtcctattttaaaatatttggttcAGAATTGACGCTGATTGGATAGATGAGCAGTTGAGCTCCATCAGAGAAAAGTTATCAACATGgacaaaacattaaaaaaactcatattattaaatttaaaataccgaatataaaaatcaaatacAAATTTAAGATTATTTGTTGGACACACACTGAATCATGTTCACCAGCCCAAATTACAGAATCAAGAGTACAAAACAGAGATACAAGAGAAATAGATTATGACACTTTCAAAACAATGGAGTACATATATCGGAGTGACACAAAAATAGAACTCCCCAaaattgtatttattatttGCTTCTAACAAAAATGCAATTATTTGTACAGAAAATAATCTGGCGTTCATGTGCGGCCTAGGTCAAGAAACTGTAACTGGGTTTTATATTTCTGTCAGTTGCCTTCTAGCAAACTACGCAGCTTTTTCCGACCCTCCTCGGACATGCAGAATCGTAATCTCGGCCTCTGCAAAGGCACAGAATCTCGGAACTTCGGAGACAAGCAGACCACGATGGCCGTGAGATTGTCGCAGGTATCACGCTGTAATGCTCGATGGATAAGTTCTACCGCACACCGTTGAGGGTCGTGGTGGCGCCTAAGCTCGTGGCGAACCAGGCTAACCACTTCTTGGTTCGATAGAACATCCCATATTCCATCGCATGCGATTATCAAGAACTCGTCATCCTCAGTCAACAAAATATGCTGAAATTCAGGATCTGAGATAAGAGGAGACGCAGATCCAATTGGTTGTTTCATGTACCAGTCTCCAAGGGCTCGAGTGACAGCAAGTTCACCGTTTAGGTATCCATATTTGATGATACCCcctaaatcttcaattctcttTCTTTCGACCTGACAGGAGGGTCGGTGATCTTCAGATAGTTGAAGGGCATAGCCTTTTCGACAGAGAACGGCTCGACAGTCTCCAGCATTTGCTACAAGTAGATATCTTCCGAGAACCATGGCAATAAGTGCCGTTGTTCCACAGTAAGAATCAACATGACTCTGTTCATCGGCCAGTGCTCGATCCGCCAATAAAAAAGCTCGGCGATGAGAACTCTCCAACTCGTGCAAGAAATTTTCGTCAACATCAGATGTTTGAGGCAATTCAGCATCCTCAAAGAAAAATTTAATGgcattatttttcaaataacaTGCCGCATCAGGTCCACCATGGCCATCAAAAACAGCATAAAAAGAACTTGGTTGGGGCCATCTGTATTGGGAACCCAAGTGAGTAGATAGATCATCTATCCGAATATGCTGATCTTCATTGTAACTGCGAGGTCCAGTATCTGTATGGCTTCCCGAGAATATTCTTGGTGTAAACTGGTTGATTGTATTCTCGAATAATGTATTAGTCTGAATACTCGTTGAACAGCTAAGAGCCTGATGACACAAAGGATTTGGTTAAACTGTATTCGTGGATATTCACCAATTTATAAGACATGAAGATCAGATATCCAATAATTAATCAGCTATAAAATAGATACTGACAGTAGCTTTTATTTATGACTTACGAAGTTTATGTGCGCTACAGAAGTATTGTGAAAAATATTCTCATAATGGAACATCACAAGGTTGGTTATCTACACATTTGATAAAGTTTTAGAGGCACACCAGACCggcacatacatataaatattcaGATAGAACCCCGAACAAGTACTAAATCAGTACATCATCAGCAAACATCAAATTGTGCTTCAATAACAAATTTCACATGTAAGCAATAATAAACCGAATAAATGGTTATCATATTGTTGGACAGGTATTACAGCACATGCAATCATGAATTTGGTAGGAAAAATAGGATCTTTGAGGTGTAGCATTAGTACCTTACACAATTCAAGTGTTTTTACGATTTGTTTATTCGATAAGAAGCATTTCATATCAGATGCAGATTGCACATTCCATAGACGGCATGGCTACTTCAAACATGGCA is a window encoding:
- the LOC142551344 gene encoding leghemoglobin reductase; translated protein: MSTASSRKAISLLVSSRQLHYGSKYSWIGSRRGFASGSEENDVVVIGGGPGGYVAAIKAAQLGFKTTCIEKRGALGGTCLNVGCIPSKALLHSSHMYHEAKHSFANHGVKISSVEVDVPAMMAQKDKAVSNLTKGIEGLFKKNKVNYVKGYGKFLSPSEVSVDTLDGGNTVVKGKNIIVATGSDVKSLPGITIDEERIVSSTGALALKEIPKRLVVIGAGYIGLEMGSVWGRLGSEVTVVEFVSDIVPTMDGEVRKQFQRALEKQKMKFMLKTKVVSVDTSGDTLKLTLEPSAGGDQTILETDVVLVSAGRVPFTAGLGLEKLGIETDKGGRISVNKRFATNVPGVYAIGDVIPGPMLAHKAEEDGVACVEYIAGKEAHVDYDLVPGVVYTHPEVAYVGKTEEQVKTLGVDYRVGKFPLLANSRAKTIDDAEGLVKIIAEKETDKILGVHIMSPNAGELIHEAVLALHYGASSEDIARTCHAHPTMSEAVKEAAMATYDKPIHI
- the LOC142551345 gene encoding putative protein phosphatase 2C 49, with amino-acid sequence MVAEAEVFCQQSLVVNYLCVPSPAPKLEPDFVDVSCTATVSTVAISSPTIRSPESLDFSRSESALSCSTSIQTNTLFENTINQFTPRIFSGSHTDTGPRSYNEDQHIRIDDLSTHLGSQYRWPQPSSFYAVFDGHGGPDAACYLKNNAIKFFFEDAELPQTSDVDENFLHELESSHRRAFLLADRALADEQSHVDSYCGTTALIAMVLGRYLLVANAGDCRAVLCRKGYALQLSEDHRPSCQVERKRIEDLGGIIKYGYLNGELAVTRALGDWYMKQPIGSASPLISDPEFQHILLTEDDEFLIIACDGIWDVLSNQEVVSLVRHELRRHHDPQRCAVELIHRALQRDTCDNLTAIVVCLSPKFRDSVPLQRPRLRFCMSEEGRKKLRSLLEGN